The following are encoded in a window of Deltaproteobacteria bacterium CG11_big_fil_rev_8_21_14_0_20_49_13 genomic DNA:
- a CDS encoding YajQ family cyclic di-GMP-binding protein, with protein sequence MPSFDIVNKVDLQEMDNAVNNSIKEVATRFDFRNSRTTIEFNKKDKVINIVTADKMKMDTLEDMVTTHCIRRKVNPKCLEFKDFEPTGQNLLKRVVKIKEGIEMETAHKIVKLIKGLNLKVQASIQDEQVRVTGKKIDDLQSVIQALNAQDLGIPLQYVNMKA encoded by the coding sequence TGGATAACGCGGTAAATAACAGCATCAAAGAGGTTGCCACGCGTTTTGATTTCAGGAACTCAAGGACCACGATCGAGTTCAACAAGAAGGATAAGGTGATAAATATCGTCACCGCCGACAAGATGAAGATGGACACCCTTGAGGACATGGTAACGACCCACTGCATAAGAAGAAAAGTGAACCCCAAATGCCTTGAGTTCAAGGATTTTGAGCCTACGGGTCAGAACCTCCTTAAAAGGGTGGTAAAGATAAAGGAAGGGATCGAGATGGAGACGGCCCACAAGATAGTAAAATTGATCAAGGGCTTGAATCTTAAGGTTCAGGCATCAATTCAGGACGAACAGGTGCGAGTTACCGGCAAAAAGATAGATGATCTGCAGTCGGTCATTCAGGCCCTGAACGCCCAGGACCTTGGAATTCCTTTACAGTATGTGAATATGAAGGCTTAA